In Ignavibacteriales bacterium, the following proteins share a genomic window:
- a CDS encoding DinB family protein, with translation MYRTIQDFLTDWTQENDSTLKVFKNLTDTSLKQKVSSEGRSLGHLAWHIVLTLGEMGDKAGLKVDAPPENSPDPNSASIIIAAYEKAGASLASEIKQKWNDGMLFDEIDMYGQKWTRTATLTSIMKHQIHHRAQMTVLMRQAGLTVPGVYGPSREEWSQFGMPAQE, from the coding sequence ATGTACCGCACAATTCAAGATTTTCTCACTGATTGGACTCAAGAGAATGATTCTACACTCAAAGTGTTTAAGAATCTTACCGACACATCACTCAAACAGAAAGTATCATCGGAAGGCCGCTCATTAGGTCATCTCGCATGGCACATTGTTCTGACACTTGGCGAGATGGGAGATAAAGCCGGCCTGAAAGTCGATGCGCCACCTGAAAACTCACCTGATCCAAACTCTGCATCGATAATCATTGCAGCATACGAGAAAGCAGGGGCATCATTAGCATCAGAGATAAAACAAAAATGGAACGACGGGATGCTGTTTGATGAAATCGATATGTATGGACAAAAGTGGACTCGTACCGCTACGCTCACATCGATCATGAAACATCAGATCCACCATCGTGCACAGATGACCGTTCTGATGCGGCAAGCAGGACTTACAGTTCCTGGCGTTTATGGACCATCACGCGAGGAATGGTCGCAGTTTGGTATGCCGGCGCAGGAATAA
- a CDS encoding nuclear transport factor 2 family protein translates to MKKLFSIMTLCFIFPIRILMAQDTKAKDEASLLMQLDRDFDKATAEKGVEGWVAYFAPNGSMLEDTSKPTTGPAEIRAEMEPVFRDSSFTLRWHPTKAEMMIPGVIGYTVGRWERIRKNKAGKWMKSTGTYSTTWKKQPDSSWKIVLDSGVPDGPPVEVK, encoded by the coding sequence ATGAAAAAACTATTTTCTATTATGACGTTGTGTTTCATTTTTCCAATCAGAATTCTTATGGCACAAGACACAAAAGCAAAAGATGAAGCATCCTTGCTTATGCAACTCGACCGTGATTTTGATAAAGCGACTGCCGAGAAAGGTGTTGAGGGTTGGGTTGCATATTTCGCACCGAACGGCTCAATGTTGGAGGACACAAGCAAGCCGACGACAGGCCCTGCCGAAATTCGTGCAGAGATGGAACCTGTTTTTAGAGATTCATCGTTCACACTCCGCTGGCATCCCACAAAGGCCGAAATGATGATACCCGGAGTTATTGGATATACCGTGGGACGATGGGAAAGAATTCGGAAGAACAAAGCCGGAAAATGGATGAAATCCACCGGCACGTATTCGACCACCTGGAAGAAACAACCCGATAGTTCCTGGAAGATCGTTCTTGATTCCGGTGTTCCGGATGGTCCGCCTGTTGAAGTAAAATGA
- a CDS encoding LytTR family DNA-binding domain-containing protein, translated as MASKSVIRTIIVDDEEPARMVLREFLSKRGDIEIVAECANGFEAVKALTELKPDLAILDIQMPKLNGFEVLELAENPPTIIFATAYDQYAVKAFERHAVDYLLKPFSKDRLDEALKHVTEHLKKKKSLPLEALVEAAGMKPMALERVLVKDGSKVHVIPANKIDYIEAQDDYVAIKVEGKSHLKQQRMAELEKLLDPTKFVRVHRSYIVNLERIGRIELYAKDSRMAILKDGTKLLISRAGYDKLKTML; from the coding sequence ATGGCGTCCAAATCTGTTATCCGCACTATTATTGTCGACGATGAAGAACCTGCACGTATGGTGCTGCGTGAATTTCTTTCGAAGCGCGGCGATATCGAAATTGTTGCCGAATGTGCTAACGGCTTTGAAGCAGTAAAGGCGCTGACGGAATTGAAACCCGATCTTGCCATTCTTGATATTCAAATGCCAAAACTGAACGGCTTCGAAGTATTGGAACTTGCTGAAAATCCACCGACAATAATTTTTGCGACTGCATACGATCAATATGCAGTAAAAGCATTTGAACGGCATGCAGTAGATTATCTCTTAAAGCCGTTCAGTAAGGACCGATTAGACGAAGCTTTGAAACACGTTACCGAGCATCTAAAAAAGAAAAAATCTCTGCCCTTAGAAGCACTTGTGGAAGCTGCTGGCATGAAACCCATGGCTTTGGAACGCGTACTCGTAAAAGACGGTTCGAAAGTGCATGTCATTCCTGCCAATAAAATCGATTACATCGAAGCACAAGATGATTACGTAGCGATCAAAGTGGAAGGGAAATCTCATCTGAAACAACAGCGCATGGCGGAGTTGGAAAAGCTGCTCGATCCAACAAAGTTCGTGCGTGTCCATCGCTCATATATCGTGAACCTTGAACGCATCGGACGCATTGAGCTCTATGCCAAAGACAGCCGCATGGCAATTTTAAAAGACGGCACAAAACTCCTTATCAGCCGTGCCGGGTACGATAAGCTGAAGACAATGCTCTAA
- the pepF gene encoding oligoendopeptidase F: MSQQIQGDEMHPFAKFALPLLGLAVITPDISLAQERDRSKIADQYKWNLTDLYSSDAAWKEAKQRLTETNPATERSISIPALKKYKGTLGTSAQQLLGCLDLYTEINKEFSRLSSYASMSLDQDTKVQSYLGMQQEMSQLGASFNAQAAFIEPEILKIDPAKVQGFIKDEKKLEIYRHYLDDILRRKAHTGTEGEEKIIADAGLMADAPDNIYGIFSNADFPYPEVTLSDGKTVKLNQSGYVLNRASTNREDRKKVFQTFFGKLNEYRRTYGTQLNAEVKKDMFYKNARKYSSCLESSLDANNIPTKVYYSLIENVDKNLSTFHRYLKLRQRILGVDQLHYYDLYAPLLKDVDLKYTYEESQQHILAALKPLGSDYVNVLKKGFAERWLDVYPSEGKRSGAYSNGSAYDVHPYILLNFNGKYDDMSTIAHEFGHSMQSYLSNKNQPYATSQYPIFVAEVASTFNEALLIDYMLKQIKDDNVRLSLLGSYLEGIKATVFRQTQFAEFELRIHEKAEKGEPLTGDVLNQMYDEIVKKYYGHDKNICIVDDEIKSEWMFIPHFYYNFYVFQYATSFTASSALSERTLAGDKTATKEYIEFLSSGGSDYPIALLKKAGVDMTTSEPFDLTMIKMNRVMDEMEKILDKK; this comes from the coding sequence ATGTCCCAACAAATTCAAGGTGATGAAATGCATCCATTTGCAAAATTCGCGTTACCACTTCTCGGTCTGGCAGTTATAACACCAGACATATCTCTGGCACAGGAACGCGACCGCAGTAAAATTGCCGACCAATATAAATGGAACCTTACCGACCTTTATTCATCCGATGCAGCATGGAAAGAAGCGAAGCAACGGCTTACAGAGACCAATCCAGCAACCGAAAGAAGCATTTCAATTCCTGCGCTCAAAAAATATAAAGGAACATTAGGTACATCCGCTCAGCAGTTGTTAGGCTGTCTCGATCTTTACACTGAAATCAACAAGGAATTTTCACGTCTTTCCTCCTATGCAAGCATGAGTTTGGACCAAGACACTAAGGTACAATCGTATCTTGGAATGCAGCAAGAAATGAGTCAGCTTGGAGCATCGTTCAATGCACAAGCAGCATTTATCGAACCAGAAATTCTCAAGATCGATCCGGCAAAAGTACAGGGTTTTATCAAAGATGAGAAGAAACTGGAAATTTATAGACATTATCTGGATGACATTCTCCGCCGCAAAGCGCATACCGGAACCGAAGGCGAAGAAAAAATTATTGCCGATGCGGGATTGATGGCTGATGCGCCGGATAATATCTACGGCATTTTTTCCAATGCGGATTTTCCGTATCCTGAAGTTACCTTGAGCGATGGTAAAACCGTGAAACTCAATCAATCAGGATACGTTTTAAACCGCGCTTCCACTAATCGCGAAGACCGCAAGAAAGTATTTCAAACATTCTTCGGTAAGTTGAACGAATACCGCCGCACATACGGCACGCAGCTTAATGCCGAAGTAAAGAAAGACATGTTCTACAAGAACGCACGCAAGTACTCCTCGTGTTTGGAAAGTTCTTTAGATGCGAATAATATTCCCACAAAAGTGTATTACAGTTTGATAGAGAATGTGGATAAAAATCTTTCCACATTCCACCGATATCTCAAACTGCGCCAGCGCATCCTCGGCGTCGATCAACTGCATTATTACGATCTCTATGCGCCATTATTAAAAGATGTCGATCTCAAATACACGTACGAAGAATCACAACAGCATATTCTTGCAGCGTTGAAGCCGTTAGGTTCGGATTATGTCAATGTCCTTAAAAAGGGATTTGCGGAACGCTGGTTGGACGTTTATCCGTCCGAAGGCAAACGTTCAGGCGCGTACTCCAATGGTTCCGCCTACGATGTACACCCCTACATACTGCTCAACTTCAACGGCAAGTATGACGACATGAGCACAATTGCGCATGAATTCGGGCATTCGATGCAAAGTTATCTTTCCAATAAAAATCAACCCTATGCCACGTCGCAATATCCGATCTTTGTTGCGGAAGTTGCTTCCACATTTAACGAAGCGTTGCTCATTGATTACATGCTGAAGCAAATCAAAGACGACAATGTACGGCTTTCGCTGCTCGGCAGTTATCTCGAGGGCATCAAAGCAACGGTGTTTCGGCAAACGCAGTTCGCGGAGTTTGAACTGCGCATTCATGAAAAGGCAGAAAAGGGCGAACCACTCACCGGGGACGTATTGAATCAGATGTATGACGAAATTGTCAAAAAATATTACGGGCATGACAAGAACATCTGCATCGTCGACGACGAAATAAAATCGGAGTGGATGTTTATTCCACACTTCTATTACAACTTCTACGTCTTCCAGTATGCCACGTCATTCACTGCTTCCTCGGCATTGTCTGAGCGTACGCTGGCCGGTGACAAAACCGCGACAAAAGAGTATATCGAATTCCTTTCTTCCGGCGGTTCCGATTATCCAATTGCATTATTGAAAAAAGCCGGTGTCGATATGACGACCTCCGAGCCATTCGATCTCACCATGATAAAAATGAACCGCGTGATGGATGAGATGGAAAAAATATTAGATAAGAAGTAG
- a CDS encoding nucleotidyltransferase family protein — MSTPPQIAIIILAAGASTRLGAPKQLLNYNGMTLLRRTVETVLLSKAKSVRVVFGYEAEKMKSEIENVLVDVVINPNWQRGMSTSIRSGIQSLETNIDAVIIVLCDQPKLSTDILNTLIDTYTSTRTPIVTCKYAGTVGVPALFDRRIFPELLSLEGDYGAKKIIERHVIERIEIDFLGGEMDIDSMTDQEQIR; from the coding sequence ATGTCCACACCACCACAAATCGCTATAATAATTCTCGCCGCCGGTGCATCCACCCGGCTCGGCGCTCCAAAACAACTTCTTAACTATAATGGAATGACTCTTCTTCGCAGAACAGTGGAAACAGTTTTGCTGTCAAAGGCGAAATCTGTTCGTGTGGTATTTGGGTACGAAGCAGAGAAAATGAAATCGGAAATTGAAAACGTACTGGTCGACGTTGTCATAAATCCGAATTGGCAACGCGGCATGAGCACATCTATTCGCTCAGGAATACAATCGCTTGAAACAAACATCGACGCAGTAATCATCGTTCTGTGCGACCAACCAAAGTTGTCAACAGACATTTTGAATACACTGATCGACACATACACTTCAACACGAACACCTATCGTCACGTGCAAATATGCGGGGACTGTTGGTGTGCCTGCGTTGTTCGACCGTCGCATCTTCCCTGAATTGTTGTCGCTTGAAGGCGATTATGGTGCAAAAAAAATAATTGAACGACACGTGATAGAAAGAATTGAAATTGATTTTTTGGGCGGAGAGATGGATATTGATAGCATGACCGACCAAGAACAAATTCGTTGA
- a CDS encoding histidine kinase, which produces MHPILSNRRTLFLYLAVWLFVGMLIEIPYLLSLPNQWFALLAADVPNTLFFALICLSSYYLCKIYPIRTTQWYNLLTLFLVAACIAAGIELAFGYVWVHFIDSLQLSASVAPLYEPWIMGIFSTLVLIFLLVATLHYALIAIEQSREAEKQTLELQLLAQDAELRALRAQIDPHFLFNSLNSISALTTANPERARTMVILLADFFRNSLDFGSKNRIPLSDELSIIDKFLTIEQVRFGSRLQVQREIASETLECKIAPLLLQPLIENAVRHGISQLVEGGTITLKAQKNSSTLIISVENPFDPDYIAKKGTGLGIRNVRSRIQTLYGDEGRISVEKSNGMFKVELSFPTKECTT; this is translated from the coding sequence ATGCATCCCATTCTTTCCAACAGACGTACGCTCTTCCTCTATCTCGCAGTCTGGCTATTTGTCGGAATGCTGATAGAGATTCCCTATCTGCTTTCGCTTCCCAATCAATGGTTCGCCTTACTTGCGGCGGATGTTCCCAACACTCTATTCTTTGCTCTTATTTGTCTTTCCTCCTACTATCTTTGCAAAATTTATCCTATTCGCACAACGCAGTGGTACAATTTGCTCACTCTCTTTCTTGTTGCGGCATGTATTGCTGCCGGTATTGAATTAGCGTTTGGATATGTATGGGTGCATTTTATCGATTCCTTGCAACTTTCCGCTTCTGTTGCGCCATTGTATGAGCCCTGGATTATGGGGATTTTTAGCACCCTTGTTTTGATCTTCTTATTAGTTGCTACGCTTCATTATGCTTTAATTGCAATTGAACAGTCGCGGGAAGCAGAAAAACAAACACTGGAATTACAATTGCTCGCACAGGATGCCGAACTCCGTGCCCTCCGCGCTCAAATCGATCCGCATTTTCTGTTTAATAGTTTGAATTCTATCAGCGCATTGACGACGGCGAATCCCGAGCGAGCGCGTACCATGGTCATTTTGCTGGCGGATTTTTTCCGGAACAGCCTGGATTTTGGCTCCAAGAATCGTATTCCTCTTTCAGATGAACTTTCCATCATCGATAAATTTCTTACAATCGAGCAGGTTCGGTTCGGTTCACGCCTGCAAGTACAGCGCGAAATCGCAAGCGAAACACTCGAGTGCAAAATTGCGCCGCTGCTCCTTCAGCCCCTGATTGAAAATGCCGTTCGTCATGGAATTTCCCAGCTTGTTGAAGGCGGCACGATTACATTGAAAGCACAAAAGAACAGCAGTACACTTATTATTTCTGTCGAAAATCCTTTTGATCCAGATTACATTGCCAAGAAAGGCACCGGCCTGGGGATAAGGAATGTCCGCTCACGTATTCAAACACTTTACGGTGATGAAGGAAGAATCAGCGTGGAAAAAAGCAACGGCATGTTTAAGGTTGAGCTTTCATTTCCGACAAAAGAGTGTACCACATAA
- the sppA gene encoding signal peptide peptidase SppA has protein sequence MRPKILFALLSIIIVNIALAQSTITPYHERNDFLFTSPGAMKFGLYGYDNPALLSYVRQPDLLVTWNDASDPTNRWGMFVGVPSAGFGMVREKIGGVAVADYHLSLAAGDRTLSTGISYGWTITDNPTLDKSSLLTLGTLYRPLPFISTGVTYTSALNTKGYELAGDIAGRPLVSELVTIFADYILHRTPQLDQNMWSAGIALEAMPGIRIIGRYFNTNAFTLGVQFNFGHLGLETQAHYDGSKNHAYNSYGIRLGAYDRNIFDGALITKKVFVEMNQPMHVDYQRYILFDKTQTLLSLLEAFDAAKDDPAVAGIALNTSGMETDAEKLWELREKLKELKSSGKKVFVFIDRPDINLYHLASIADKIVMDPLGMIMIDGFVMGRTYLKGTLEKIGLGFDEWRFFKYKSANEDFSRDKMSDADREQRQKLVDDWYKIVKEEICEARHLTSYQFDTIANEHVLFLAQQAKENGLVDSIGRWEVVKQLVRQETGSDASFVVDGSLKKFNAPYDNHWGEPPQIAVIYALGVCDMDQGIAARRLVKDFEAAVDNSKVKAIVLRVDSPGGDAMASDYIAEAIKKAKGRKPIIVSQGFVAASGGYWLSMYADTIVAAPRTITGSIGVIGGWMYNKGLKETLGMSTDFVKVGAHADLGFGMRLPLVGIQIPDRNLAPEERAVAESSIRTMYKEFVEKVSLGRKKQVSAIEPIAQGRVWSGLDGKQNDLVDVLGGLETAINIAKERAGIPKDHDLTIIEMPRKGLIDFSKFIPKLFGIENNIASDPTVELLKFRLRHNGEPLPMLPLEDLDMMNR, from the coding sequence ATGAGACCTAAAATATTGTTTGCACTGTTGTCCATTATTATAGTGAATATCGCACTGGCACAGTCCACAATCACTCCATACCACGAACGCAACGATTTTCTCTTCACATCACCCGGAGCAATGAAATTCGGATTATATGGGTATGATAATCCCGCGCTGCTTTCGTATGTTCGCCAGCCGGATCTTTTAGTGACATGGAACGATGCGAGCGATCCAACAAATCGTTGGGGTATGTTTGTCGGAGTACCGAGCGCAGGATTCGGTATGGTGCGCGAAAAAATTGGCGGCGTCGCAGTTGCCGATTATCATCTTTCACTTGCCGCAGGTGATAGAACTCTCAGCACGGGAATTTCATACGGTTGGACGATTACCGATAATCCGACTCTTGATAAATCCAGCCTGCTCACGTTAGGTACATTGTATCGTCCGCTTCCGTTTATTTCCACCGGCGTTACTTATACATCGGCATTGAACACGAAGGGGTATGAACTCGCAGGAGATATCGCAGGGCGTCCATTGGTAAGCGAACTGGTCACCATCTTTGCAGATTATATTCTTCATCGCACACCGCAACTCGACCAAAACATGTGGAGCGCCGGAATCGCCCTCGAAGCAATGCCCGGTATCCGTATCATAGGGCGCTACTTCAACACCAATGCATTTACTCTCGGTGTACAGTTCAACTTTGGTCATCTTGGATTGGAGACACAGGCGCACTATGACGGCAGCAAGAACCATGCATATAACTCGTATGGTATTCGTCTCGGTGCATATGACAGGAATATTTTTGACGGCGCTCTCATAACAAAAAAAGTATTTGTCGAAATGAATCAACCAATGCATGTCGATTATCAGCGGTATATCCTTTTCGACAAAACACAAACGCTGCTCAGCCTTCTTGAAGCGTTTGATGCAGCAAAGGATGACCCCGCCGTTGCTGGAATCGCCTTGAACACTTCTGGGATGGAAACAGATGCTGAAAAGTTATGGGAATTGCGCGAAAAGCTGAAAGAATTAAAATCCAGCGGTAAGAAAGTCTTTGTTTTCATTGACCGCCCAGATATTAATTTGTACCACCTTGCATCAATTGCAGATAAAATTGTCATGGACCCACTGGGGATGATCATGATTGATGGGTTCGTTATGGGGCGTACGTATTTAAAAGGGACGCTGGAAAAGATCGGTCTTGGATTCGATGAATGGCGGTTCTTTAAATATAAGTCAGCAAATGAAGATTTTTCACGGGACAAGATGTCGGATGCGGATCGTGAACAACGGCAGAAGCTTGTGGATGATTGGTACAAAATTGTTAAAGAAGAAATTTGCGAGGCTCGGCACTTAACCTCTTATCAATTTGACACGATAGCGAATGAACATGTGCTGTTTCTTGCTCAACAAGCGAAGGAAAACGGGTTGGTAGATTCGATAGGACGTTGGGAAGTAGTGAAACAGCTTGTCAGACAGGAAACAGGAAGCGATGCATCGTTTGTTGTTGACGGGTCGCTTAAAAAATTCAATGCCCCATACGACAATCACTGGGGGGAACCGCCGCAAATTGCAGTCATATATGCACTTGGTGTCTGCGATATGGATCAGGGAATTGCTGCCCGCAGATTAGTGAAAGATTTTGAAGCTGCTGTAGATAACTCGAAGGTAAAAGCAATTGTTCTTCGCGTCGATTCACCCGGAGGCGACGCGATGGCTTCCGATTATATTGCAGAAGCTATAAAAAAGGCAAAAGGCAGGAAACCCATCATTGTATCGCAAGGATTTGTTGCAGCTTCTGGCGGGTACTGGCTTTCTATGTATGCGGATACAATTGTTGCAGCCCCGCGCACTATAACAGGTTCCATTGGTGTCATTGGGGGTTGGATGTACAATAAAGGATTAAAAGAGACACTCGGTATGTCGACGGATTTTGTGAAAGTGGGCGCGCATGCAGATTTAGGATTCGGTATGCGATTACCGCTGGTGGGAATTCAAATTCCCGATCGTAATCTAGCCCCGGAAGAACGTGCCGTCGCTGAATCATCCATAAGGACGATGTATAAAGAGTTTGTTGAAAAAGTCTCTCTGGGACGGAAGAAACAGGTAAGTGCCATTGAACCGATTGCACAGGGACGTGTATGGTCTGGCTTAGATGGAAAACAGAATGATCTTGTGGATGTACTTGGCGGATTGGAAACAGCAATCAACATTGCAAAGGAGCGTGCCGGTATCCCAAAGGATCATGATCTCACTATAATAGAGATGCCGAGGAAGGGATTGATAGATTTCAGCAAGTTTATACCGAAACTTTTTGGCATTGAAAATAACATTGCAAGTGATCCAACTGTCGAATTATTGAAGTTCCGGTTACGGCATAACGGAGAGCCGCTGCCTATGCTGCCACTAGAAGATTTGGATATGATGAATCGATAA
- a CDS encoding Ldh family oxidoreductase: MAEHIRIEQTTLIRQVEEILQKAGVPLHIAHIEAEIMTESDLMGVPSHGVCMLPALLKGMEKGKATSNPNMRIVKEHKATCVIDGDNGPGRYVSLYAMNIAIERAKEFGIGACLATNVTHWGRAFAYAFRAAQASTIGICTTNTIPNTLGWNSTKPLLGNNPLSIGVPRPGQDPIVLDISMSQAAHGKIAIYAREGKEVPLGWGLDSEGKSTTNPNEILKSHRLLPFGGHKGAGLAMMMELLTGALAGTELSHEILQIERGALNPGTTKLFIALDVSSFSSLEAMGIKIEQFALWLHETEPGVLITFPGDRSWQSRRENLQHGIPLHPDIANELRKIGVNL, translated from the coding sequence ATGGCTGAGCACATTCGTATTGAACAGACAACATTGATACGGCAGGTTGAAGAGATACTTCAAAAAGCCGGCGTACCGTTGCATATCGCTCACATCGAAGCAGAGATCATGACGGAATCAGACTTGATGGGAGTTCCTTCACACGGAGTCTGTATGCTTCCTGCTTTGTTGAAGGGAATGGAGAAGGGCAAAGCAACATCCAATCCAAATATGAGAATCGTGAAAGAACATAAGGCAACATGCGTTATCGACGGCGACAACGGTCCGGGCCGTTACGTATCGCTTTACGCAATGAATATTGCAATTGAGCGTGCAAAGGAATTCGGTATCGGTGCTTGCCTTGCGACAAACGTAACTCATTGGGGACGCGCTTTTGCGTATGCATTCAGAGCGGCTCAAGCCAGTACAATTGGTATCTGCACAACAAACACGATCCCGAATACCTTGGGTTGGAATTCCACAAAACCATTATTAGGCAATAATCCGCTTAGTATCGGTGTACCGAGACCCGGTCAAGATCCTATTGTTCTCGATATTTCAATGAGTCAAGCAGCGCATGGGAAAATTGCAATATACGCCCGTGAAGGAAAAGAAGTACCGCTGGGATGGGGATTAGATTCCGAAGGGAAGTCCACAACCAATCCAAACGAAATATTGAAGAGCCATCGGCTTCTCCCGTTTGGCGGCCATAAAGGTGCCGGTCTTGCTATGATGATGGAGCTTCTCACTGGAGCTCTTGCCGGGACCGAGCTCTCGCATGAAATTCTCCAAATTGAACGCGGCGCTCTCAACCCCGGTACTACCAAGCTGTTTATTGCGTTAGATGTAAGTTCATTCAGTTCGCTTGAAGCTATGGGAATAAAGATCGAACAATTCGCCCTCTGGCTTCACGAAACAGAACCGGGTGTTCTCATCACTTTCCCCGGCGATAGAAGCTGGCAGTCACGCCGAGAGAACTTGCAGCATGGAATCCCACTTCATCCCGACATAGCAAATGAACTGAGAAAAATTGGTGTAAATCTATAA
- a CDS encoding DUF5668 domain-containing protein — protein sequence MEHHTHRSYGQLGIGIFLVFVGVAILLNKLDLFAYGPIWHYWPLIFIAIGLGKLLDAQFGWEYRKAFWMLFMGGWFLVSELHLFGLSYSNSWPILLIGAGIGMLWKSIYPSHHEMKEHCHGI from the coding sequence ATGGAACATCACACACATCGCTCATACGGCCAATTGGGTATTGGTATCTTTTTGGTTTTCGTTGGAGTTGCGATACTTCTCAATAAACTTGACTTATTTGCCTACGGGCCCATTTGGCATTATTGGCCGCTCATCTTTATTGCCATCGGGTTAGGAAAACTACTCGACGCACAATTTGGGTGGGAATATCGTAAAGCCTTTTGGATGCTTTTTATGGGCGGATGGTTTCTCGTTTCCGAGCTTCATCTATTCGGATTGAGCTACAGCAATTCATGGCCTATTCTTCTAATCGGTGCAGGCATCGGAATGCTGTGGAAATCTATTTATCCTTCTCATCATGAAATGAAGGAGCATTGTCATGGAATCTAA
- a CDS encoding DUF5668 domain-containing protein produces the protein MESKHEFFAPRLVLGAAIILVGVLFLLGNIGMIDPHDYLRYWPAILVVIGIAYVLQCQRGPGKVWGFILIFIGSAMLLDRMYFINFNIWDYWPLILVFVGLSMIVRSSVFRSRTTIPIVDTSDAYDFIKAIAVMGGYKRKNNSRNFKGGELTAVMGGLEIDLREASFEKEAVLDIFAFMGGMEVRVPEDWIVIVEGFPFMGGFEDKTRPEKNSTKRLIVKGTAVMGGIEIKN, from the coding sequence ATGGAATCTAAACATGAATTCTTCGCTCCGCGCCTTGTGCTCGGTGCAGCAATCATTTTGGTCGGTGTTCTTTTTCTTCTCGGGAACATCGGCATGATCGATCCACATGATTATCTGCGATACTGGCCTGCCATACTCGTCGTCATCGGCATTGCGTATGTACTTCAATGTCAGCGCGGCCCTGGAAAAGTTTGGGGTTTCATTCTCATCTTTATCGGATCGGCCATGCTTCTTGATAGAATGTACTTTATTAATTTTAATATCTGGGATTACTGGCCTCTCATTCTTGTTTTTGTCGGACTTTCTATGATCGTACGCAGTTCTGTCTTTCGCAGTCGCACCACGATTCCCATTGTCGATACATCGGATGCGTACGATTTCATCAAAGCGATCGCTGTGATGGGTGGATATAAACGCAAAAACAATTCGCGGAATTTCAAAGGCGGTGAGCTCACTGCCGTGATGGGTGGATTAGAAATTGATTTGCGTGAAGCGTCATTTGAAAAAGAAGCAGTGCTGGATATCTTCGCATTTATGGGTGGAATGGAAGTTCGCGTACCGGAAGATTGGATTGTTATCGTGGAAGGATTTCCATTCATGGGTGGCTTTGAAGATAAAACGCGTCCGGAGAAAAATTCAACCAAACGATTAATCGTCAAAGGAACAGCCGTGATGGGCGGCATCGAGATAAAAAATTAG
- a CDS encoding secondary thiamine-phosphate synthase enzyme YjbQ: protein MIIIQKEIQLRARTRGFHLVTPEIISQIPELETIQHGELHVFLKHTSASLTLNENADPTVREDFEKHFNKLAPEHAPYYGHDTEGSDDMPAHLKSSILGSSVFIPVTDGRLNLGTWQGIYFCEHRNDGGARDLVLTLIGKEIGFSN, encoded by the coding sequence ATGATTATCATCCAAAAAGAAATACAACTCCGTGCACGCACCCGTGGATTCCATCTGGTCACACCGGAGATCATTTCTCAAATTCCGGAGTTGGAAACAATTCAGCACGGAGAGCTTCATGTGTTTCTCAAACATACATCAGCATCACTCACGCTGAACGAAAATGCCGATCCCACCGTCCGTGAAGATTTTGAAAAACACTTTAACAAATTGGCGCCGGAACATGCGCCATATTACGGACATGACACCGAGGGATCCGATGATATGCCGGCACACCTCAAATCATCGATACTTGGAAGCAGTGTGTTCATTCCAGTGACAGATGGAAGGTTGAATCTTGGCACATGGCAGGGAATTTATTTTTGCGAACATCGCAATGATGGAGGAGCAAGAGATTTAGTGCTGACACTTATTGGAAAAGAAATCGGTTTTTCGAACTGA